One window from the genome of Halomicrobium zhouii encodes:
- a CDS encoding hydroxypyruvate isomerase family protein — MVHLSVCIEMVYDDEPFHERVHRAADAGVDAVEFWDWREKDLDAIEAAADEAGVDVVACVAGGELTDPAAADDAVATIRESIETAADLGIPTLIATTGPDQDGLDRRTQHQNVVEVLSQVAPDAEDAGVTIALEPLNTTVDHPGYYLTTSEEGFEIVDEVGSDAVALLYDVYHQQITEGNVIDTITEHVDEIGHIHVADVPGRHEPGTGELNYANVFDAIDDADYDGYVGCEFSPTGDPDEAMAAVLEAV, encoded by the coding sequence ATGGTCCACCTGTCGGTCTGTATCGAGATGGTGTACGACGACGAGCCGTTCCACGAGCGGGTCCACCGGGCCGCCGACGCCGGCGTCGACGCCGTCGAGTTCTGGGACTGGCGCGAGAAGGACCTCGACGCCATCGAGGCAGCGGCGGACGAGGCGGGCGTCGACGTCGTCGCCTGCGTCGCCGGCGGCGAGCTGACCGACCCGGCGGCGGCCGACGACGCCGTCGCGACGATCCGCGAGTCGATCGAGACGGCGGCCGACCTGGGAATCCCCACGCTGATCGCGACGACCGGCCCGGACCAGGACGGCCTGGACCGCCGGACCCAGCACCAAAACGTCGTCGAGGTGCTCTCGCAGGTCGCCCCGGACGCCGAGGACGCGGGCGTCACTATCGCGCTGGAACCGCTCAACACGACCGTCGACCACCCGGGTTACTACCTGACCACGAGCGAGGAAGGGTTCGAGATCGTCGACGAAGTCGGTTCGGATGCCGTGGCGCTCCTCTACGACGTCTACCACCAGCAGATAACGGAGGGCAACGTCATCGATACGATCACGGAGCACGTCGACGAGATCGGTCACATCCACGTCGCCGACGTCCCGGGCCGGCACGAACCCGGGACGGGCGAACTGAACTACGCGAACGTCTTCGACGCCATCGACGACGCCGATTACGACGGCTACGTCGGCTGCGAGTTCTCGCCCACTGGCGACCCGGACGAGGCGATGGCCGCAGTCCTCGAGGCGGTCTGA